The Jannaschia sp. M317 DNA segment ATTGAACACCTTCATCGTCGTGGTCTTTACCGTCATCATTTCGCTGACGCTGGGCACGTTGGGTGGCTATGCGCTGGCGCGTTCCGGCTATCGCTATGCGTTCTGGCTGCTGATGCTGGCGCTGGTTTTCCGGGCGATGCCGCACATCACGCTGGTGTCCGGCTATCTGCTGCCGTTTTTCGAATGGAATCTCTGGGGGCATTTGCCTACGACGATCATCGTGCTCGTCGCAATCAACCAACCCTTCACGCTCTGGATGCTGCACTCCTTCTTCCTCAACATTCCCAAGGATCTGGACGAAAGCGCGATGGTCGACGGCTGTACCCGGTTTCAGGCATTCCGCCATGTGATCGTGCCGGTCATGTGGCCGGGTGTGATCACCACGGGCCTGTTCAGCTTTTTGCTGGCCTACAACGATTTCACGGTCACCGCCCTGCTGCTCAATCAGGAAAACCAGACCATGGTGCCCAAGATCGCCTCGTTCCTCGGGTCCGTGTTTGAAGCCGGGAACGTGATGTTCGCAGTGGCCGCGGTCGTTTCGGCGACGGTGCCGCTGTTCATCCTGATCCTGTTCTTCCAGCGTCAAATCGTCAGCGGCCTGACCGCCGGTGCCG contains these protein-coding regions:
- a CDS encoding carbohydrate ABC transporter permease: MSDAANKRSPAVIWASTAFVLVWLLIAAFPFFWTVWGSFKVEADFFSKADWTNALSGTRTIAETGSAFTLRGYEGAWIEEEFWRATLNTFIVVVFTVIISLTLGTLGGYALARSGYRYAFWLLMLALVFRAMPHITLVSGYLLPFFEWNLWGHLPTTIIVLVAINQPFTLWMLHSFFLNIPKDLDESAMVDGCTRFQAFRHVIVPVMWPGVITTGLFSFLLAYNDFTVTALLLNQENQTMVPKIASFLGSVFEAGNVMFAVAAVVSATVPLFILILFFQRQIVSGLTAGAVKG